In Enoplosus armatus isolate fEnoArm2 chromosome 2, fEnoArm2.hap1, whole genome shotgun sequence, one DNA window encodes the following:
- the soul5l gene encoding uncharacterized protein soul5l, whose protein sequence is MAFVSVLAMLALVVSAEGSVGPSTNTSFCTESKECLEYELVCKTDEYEVRHYSPTRWVSTDAEAYFMGVGAAMAFRRLFQYITGANEGGIQMEMTAPVLVKIPEETKMWEPAIYTLNFPLPAAYQEKPPAPTNDKLYFTEMPEMDVYVRSYGGWMLSVTSRLHAHLLTKELGRVRASYNHSYHYGVGYDSPLKLLNRHNEVWYVAEGELVCTDPQEPTPAHTPRPTLTNSPTDSASDPLPHTLSDSPALTTSNLSSNTTSNSSSQTPSDTPALPPSNAPPSPSSNLPADAEFSHTPTSTQILLDPTTNSSDPVSVSPSLEPQSDAALWNSTAHSSLDKQADSSPVVEPNDAH, encoded by the exons AT GGCTTTCGTCTCAGTCTTGGCGATGTTGGCCCTTGTGGTCTCTGCTGAAGGAAGCGTTGG ACCGAGTACCAACACCAGCTTCTGTACGGAGTCAAAGGAATGTCTGGAATATGAGCTGGTCTGCAAAACAGATGAATATGAG gtgcggCACTACAGCCCCACTCGCTGGGTGTCCACAGATGCTGAAGCCTATTTCATGGGAGTGGGTGCAGCCATGGCCTTCAGGAGACTTTTCCAGTACATCACTGGAGCCAATGAAGGAG GTATCCAGATGGAGATGACCGCCCCTGTCCTGGTCAAGATCCCAGAGGAGACCAAGATGTGGGAGCCGGCTATCTACACGCTCAACTTCCCACTGCCGGCAGCCTATCAGGAGAAGCCGCCTGCGCCCACCAATGACAAG CTGTATTTCACTGAGATGCCAGAGATGGACGTGTACGTGAGGAGTTACGGAGGCTGGATGCTGTCAGTCACCTCCAGGCTTCACGCTCACCTGCTGACTAAAGAACTGGGGAGAGTTCGAGCTTCCTACAACCACAGCTACCACTATGGAGTCGGCTATGACAG tccCTTGAAGCTGTTGAACAGGCACAATGAGGTTTGGTATGTAGCCGAGGGGGAGCTAGTTTGCACAGATCCACAGGAGCCGacccctgcacacacacccaggcCGACTCTGACCAACTCGCCCACAGACTCTGCGTCCGaccctctcccacacacactgtctgattCACCCGCACTCACTACCTCCAACCTCTCCTCAAATACAACTTCCAACTCCTCTTCACAAACGCCCTCTGACACACCCGCCCTCCCCCCGTCAAATGCTCCTCCAAGTCCGTCATCCAACCTGCCTGCTGATGCCGAGTTCAGCcacacccccacctccacccagATCCTGCTGGACCCAACAACCAACTCTTCCGATCCCGTGTCTGTGAGCCCGTCCCTGGAGCCCCAGTCTGACGCCGCCCTGTGGAACAGCACAGCCCACAGCTCTCTGGATAAACAAGCTGACAGTAGCCCCGTGGTCGAGCCAAATGACGCCCATTAG
- the LOC139297849 gene encoding calmodulin-regulated spectrin-associated protein 3-like, with product MVDSPSAMKKTFSVPEIKPLDQYDFNRAKICASVRWLLSKSYGSAENVPVELREPLYKDQYEQEHLKPSVSKLLLSPEIYCRAQALLAQAHGVSLPASQGSPADNSALLQFLIKKGFSPKVQDADVTEEDLSHVPIKTKAHLALIDALMTLAAKETVGRVKMAVEAEQMGVGAPWENALIFWVNRLNQKLRESTEEEEPPKSQTCTDLQPAQDACQSTRWYWKLVPHAIAFCLKESGNKPPVIRYRKDKVQSKLTPTFPLVSAVKDLSNGCAIAAVLHYYCSSLLPLEDVCLKDTMSVADSLYNLQLIKEFSESSLQSCCPLAVEDLLYAPSVLHLNIMSFIAELLEWFEVKKPDFVQPIQPIDLTDVSGFLDCTSPVSGNSNSGSPSFIFKQPFVPISSPVSPENKSWTKKQISRPLSAVTFSIPFGLDSDVDIVMGNPIDSVFRSVSTDSLTTGIPAMTSPVTSAGMTHAPYGPPEDFSHLVSASAPSQRTSWGPYAHTTPLGELPTIEEALQVVHTPGSKDRRKGKTAEKGGRGILGGRPEPRLCPDGAPAGFFLHSPKEDNPQLSSSAPCRSGVLHRPVGGEVGDNKRQGRGERRERSGRTSDMSRDDDSVLRDGSVDSSDASDDTPRNAPGNIRPSNGRQGNHSTSNSPRMTSFAERRDSRRRHPAAPGEESASAPTPTTPGTPHTPSTPAGAPGYQDSPGPGGPEPGSEAWELGARLEEKRKSIEAQKRRIEAIFAKHRQRLGKTAFLQLKREQGEGGGEGAEEDNLTLEERLTHMEEQLKQEEEKEEKEKKEKEKDGEKEIEKPSVSNPPRLEKQVTFSIESKKGAEKEKGAEKEKGGEAAIVECNEVVQKLSEVLQSLQKDMQKLTEQQQQLMSNQRPRNTPKTTPKSTPRSNAKTQPKTPPHTPTKTPPRTPTKTPTRSTSKAWVIPACPTPSASSPSRRAHVLTSPKTIISSSCPAPRTKIHSSSTPRSPKHHPRPQHQPHPRPSELKFPPLNRVLTPTQNVDTLPHLRRVSPSKCQVQTSSSFRIGGPRTPQESPQPTQQPQPDENTSDTGSSETPTQFSLELEQEEMEAVGGLPVLPQPRQDRLRAGGGSSSGAPSECSFESETFSLSAAYSAGGEGERGGGAEKRCSLVEVSLSSLGGPEGGSDEPTDEGQESFSDSMSDHTESAVELPRGLAAEPLDPIEQLNLATGASNMPEQQTESKGEQTGQTEPLEPSGEQNELETRGGIKLFFKGEVHSEGEMAQRRALLLEKQQKRTEEMKKRKQWHEQETENRPVLFDKRVASPSNTPPAGTTSPSPTPPATPVRRGDFTRGEYARRQQLRVMEDLDKVLRQKSTSQGRGSAKKTRSRPRSMTREETQLSLSPAKGATGSKLTKVYSHSSLNLAATDEPGNKCGDPTKKPHSRPDSPARCVTPSRLANQNGDKDWETGSSGTSPAPEYTGPKLFKEPSFKSNKFIIHNALSRCCLAGKVNETQKNKIVEEMEKSPANHFLILFRDSSCQFRGVYTMNPDSQELVRLAGMGPRTIGSTQVESIYKYSSDRKQFSAIPSKTMGMSVDAFTIPSHLWHGGAGGGGSRRASITKKAVISK from the exons ATGGTGGACTCTCCCAGCGCGATGAAGAAGACCTTCTCGGTGCCGGAGATCAAACCGCTGGACCAGTACGACTTCAACCGGGCCAAGATCTGCGCCAGCGTCCGGTGGCTGCTGTCGAAATCGTACGGCTCTGCAG aaaatgttCCTGTGGAGTTGCGGGAGCCTCTTTACAAGGACCAGTATGAACAAGAGCACCTCAAGCCGTCCGTCTCCAAGCTGCTTCTCTCCCCGGAGATCTACTGCCGAGCCCAGGCCCTGCTGGCCCAGGCGCACGGGGTCTCTCTGCCGGCGTCGCAGGGGTCCCCGGCCGACAACTCCGCCCTGCTGCAGTTCCTCATTAAGAAAGGTTTCTCTCCAAAGGTCCAGGATGCAGACGTCACCGAGGAGGACCTCAGCCACGTCCCCATCAAGACG AAAGCCCACCTCGCTCTGATTGACGCCCTGATGACGCTGGCTGCTAAAGAGACGGTGGGGCGGGTGAAGATGGCGGTGGAGGCGGAGCAGATGGGCGTCGGGGCTCCGTGGGAGAACGCTCTGATCTTCTGGGTCAACAGG CTGAACCAGAAGTTGAGAgaaagcacagaagaagaagagcccCCCAAGTCGCAGACATGTACAGACCTGCAGCCTGCTCAGGACGCG TGTCAATCCACCCGTTGGTACTGGAAACTAGTCCCC CATGCTATCGCTTTTTGTTTGAAGGAGTCGGGGAATAAGCCGCCAGTG ATTCGCTATAGGAAGGACAAAGTGCAGTCTAAGCTGACTCCTACTTTCCCTCTGGTCTCTGCGGTCAAAGATCTGTCTAATGGCTGCGCTATAGCTGCTGTGTTGCACTACTACTGCTCCAGCTTGCTGCCTCTAGAgg ATGTGTGTCTGAAGGACACAATGTCAGTGGCTGACAGTCTCTACAACCTGCAGCTGATCAAAGAGTTTAGTGAGAGCAGTTTACAGAGCTGCTGCCCCCTCGCTGTGGAGGACCTGCTCTATGCTCCGTCGGTTCTACAT CTGAACATCATGAGCTTCATTGCTGAACTGCTGGAGTGGTTTGAAGTTAAGAAGCCTGATTTTGTCCAGCCCATACAACCCATCGACCTCACAG ATGTCTCAGGGTTTCTAGACTGTACAAGTCCTGTCAGCGGGAACAGCAACAG tgGTTCTCCTTCCTTCATCTTCAAACAACCCTTTGTGCCCATCTCCTCCCCAGTGTCACCAG aaaacaaaagttggacaaagaaacaaatcag TCGTCCTCTGTCAGCAGTGACTTTCAGCATCCCATTTGGGCTGGACAGTGATGTTGACATTGTCATGGGAAACCCAATAGATTCTGTCTTTCGCTCTGTCAGCACTGACAGCCTCACCACCGGCATCCCTGCAATGACTTCACCAGTAACATCAGCAGGGATGACTCATGCCCCGTACGGCCCTCCAGAGGACTTCAGCCACCTGGTCAGCGCTTCTGCACCATCACAACGCACGTCCTGGGGCCCTTACGCACACACGACACCATTGGGAGAGCTGCCGACCATCGAGGAGGCGCTGCAGGTGGTTCATACTCCTGGCAGCAAAGATCGGAGGAAGggaaagacagcagagaaaggTGGAAGAGGAATTCTGGGAGGAAGGCCAGAACCCAGGTTATGTCCTGATGGAGCCCCTGCTGGTTTCTTCCTACACTCCCCAAAGGAGGATAATCCCCAGCTCAGTAGCTCTGCTCCCTGTCGCTCTGGGGTCCTCCACCGGCCTGTTGGAGGGGAAGTGGGTGATAATAAAAGGCaaggaaggggagagaggagggagcgaTCAGGGCGCACCTCTGATATGTCACGTGACGATGACTCTGTTCTACGAGATGGCAGCGTTGACTCCTCTGATGCATCGGATGATACCCCTAGAAACGCACCTGGAAATATTCGACCCAGTAACGGTCGCCAGGGAAACCACAGCACCAGCAACAGTCCACGCATGACAAGCTTTGCTGAGCGACGAGACAGCAGACGAAGACATCCTGCTGCTCCCGGGGAGGAGTCAGCCTCTGCTCCGACCCCAACAACCCCAGGCACTCCACATACACCCTCCACCCCAGCAGGGGCACCTGGCTACCAGGACAGTCCAGGTCCCGGAGGCCCTGAACCAGGCTCTGAGGCCTGGGAGTTGGGGGCTCGTCTGGAGGAAAAACGCAAAAGCATTGAAGCCCAAAAAAGACGCATTGAAGCCATCTTTGCCAAGCACAGACAGAGACTTGGAAAAACTGCTTTCCTTCAACTAAAACGAGagcaaggagagggaggaggggagggagcagaggaggataaTCTCACCCTGGAGGAGCGCCTTACTCACATGGAGGAGCaactgaaacaggaggaggagaaggaagaaaaggaaaagaaggagaaagaaaaagacggagagaaagagatagagaagCCATCTGTTTCCAATCCTCCTCGGTTAGAGAAGCAGGTCACTTTCTCTATTGAAAGTAAGAAAggggcagagaaagaaaaaggagcagagaaagaaaaaggaggtgAAGCTGCCATAGTGGAGTGCAATGAAGTGGTGCAGAAACTGAGTGAAGTTCTGCAGTCACTACAGAAGGACATGCAGAAACTTACagaacagcaacagcagctcatgAGCAACCAAAGACCCAGAAATACACCCAAAACCACTCCCAAATCAACACCCAGAAGTAACGCCAAAACACAACCCAAAACTCCTCCTCACACCCCAACAAAGACACCACCAAGAACACCGACAAAGACTCCTACAAGGAGTACCAGTAAAGCTTGGGTGATTCCTGCTTGTCccactccctctgcctcctccccaTCACGGCGTGCTCATGTTCTTACCTCCCCAAAAACTatcatctcttcctcctgcccAGCTCCTCGCACTAAGATCCACTCTTCCTCCACTCCCCGCAGTCCCAAGCACCATCCACGTCCCCAACATCAGCCTCACCCACGGCCGTCCGAACTCAAGTTCCCCCCGCTCAACCGCGTCTTGACGCCAACCCAGAATGTGGACACCCTCCCCCACTTGCGGCGTGTGTCCCCCAGCAAGTGTCAGGTTCAGACCTCCTCTTCCTTCCGCATTGGTGGGCCTCGGACTCCTCAAGAGTCTCCTCAGCCTACCCAGCAGCCACAGCCTGACGAGAACACCTCAGACACAGGCTCTAGTGAGACACCAACCCAGTTCAGCCTGGAGttggagcaggaggagatggaggctgTAGGAGGGCTGCCCGTCTTGCCACAGCCTAGGCAAGATCGTCTGAGGGCTGGTGGTGGAAGCAGCTCTGGTGCTCCTTCTGAGTGCTCATTTGAGAGCGAGactttctccctttctgctGCATACAGTGCAGGAGGTGAAGGCGAGAGAGGTGGAGGTGCAGAGAAGCGCTGCAGCCTGGTTGAGGTCTCACTGTCATCTCTTGGAGGGCCAGAGGGGGGCAGTGATGAACCAACTGATGAAGGTCAGGAGTCTTTCTCTGATTCTATGAGCGACCACACAGAATCTGCTGTGGAACTTCCTAGAGGACTCGCTGCAGAACCCCTAGACCCCATAGAGCAGCTGAATCTGGCCACAGGAGCCAGCAATATGCCAGAACAACAAACTGAATCCAAAGGAGaacagacaggacagactgAACCTTTGGAACCAAGTGGAGAACAGAATGAGctggagacaagaggaggaatTAAGTTATTCTTTAAG GGGGAGGTACATAGTGAGGGGGAGATGGCCCAGCGTCGAGCTCTCCTgttggaaaaacagcagaagagaacggaggagatgaagaagaggaaacagtGGCATGAGCAAGAAACGGAAAACAg ACCAGTTTTGTTCGACAAAAGGGTGGCATCTCCCTCCAATACCCCGCCTGCAGGCACAACCTCACCTTCCCCCACACCTCCTGCCACACCAGTCCGCCGTGGAGATTTCACTCGAGGGGAGTATGCACGGCGGCAACAACTCAGGGTCATGGAAGACTTGGACAAAGTGCTTCGCCAGAAATCAACCAGTCAAGGACGAGGTTCCGCTAAGAAAACCCGCTCCCGGCCTCGCAGCATGACCAGGGAGGAAACACAGCTGTCTCTGAGTCCAGCCAAGGGAGCAACTG GCTCTAAGTTGACCAAAGTCTATTCTCACTCCTCCCTCAACCTGGCAGCCACAGATGAGCCAGGAAACAAATGTGGTGACCCCACTAAGAAACCCCACAG CCGTCCTGATTCACCTGCAAGATGTGTGACACCAAGTAGACTGGCAAATCAGAACGGAGATAAAGACTGGGAGACTGGTTCCAGTGGAACCTCGCCTGCCCCAGAATACACAG GTCCAAAGCTCTTCAAAGAACCAAGCTTCAAGTCCAACAAATTCATCATTCACAACGCTCTCTCTCGCTGCTGCCTCGCTGGAAAGGTCAAcgagacacaaaaaaacaagatagtTGAG gagatggagaagagtCCTGCCAACcacttcctcatcctcttccgTGATTCCAGCTGCCAGTTCAGGGGCGTTTACACCATGAACCCCGACTCCCAGGAGCTCGTTCGATTGGCTGGCATGGGCCCCCGGACAATTGGCTCCACCCAGGTGGAGTCCATCTACAAATACAGTTCAGACAGGAAGCAGTTTAGTGCCATCCCCTCTAAAACCATGGGCATGAGTGTGGACGCCTTCACCATCCCCAGCCATCTTTGGCacggaggagcaggaggaggaggaagtaggAGGGCAAGCATTACTAAGAAGGCAGTCATTTCCAAGTGA